One part of the Bdellovibrio sp. KM01 genome encodes these proteins:
- a CDS encoding diacylglycerol kinase family protein encodes MRVSILINPKAGSSNQGQVEAIVREALFRCDLHFATPKTLEELDLFLAHEMLNKTNALIICGGDGTINVTFQTMIRIHERLGFDMPPVTLVRSGTANDLAERMGISTKIHQAVRNILEGTTKNIDVIEVTGDGKKSYMLTNGGLGLPAMTAEMSNDFRSYLQKRSDCPKATLAFKFLAKQSYSMVKKMGPQIYSMMALEAIRTWDPTDWKLEVNIPNKANFETTAPIILVNNQPNVASTFTPAPFTSNTDGTMNLLISESSSQAEHVRTALNIRRGTAARLPYSKSYELKEFSLKTKNTKRTLTFFGDGEVLHKGVSELTVKCLHRFLPIVVAAK; translated from the coding sequence ATGAGAGTTTCGATCCTTATCAATCCAAAGGCAGGCTCCTCCAATCAAGGGCAAGTGGAAGCTATTGTTCGCGAAGCCCTTTTCCGCTGTGATTTGCATTTTGCCACTCCGAAAACTCTTGAAGAATTAGACCTCTTTTTAGCCCACGAGATGTTGAATAAAACCAATGCCCTGATCATTTGCGGCGGAGACGGAACGATCAATGTGACTTTCCAAACTATGATCCGAATCCACGAACGATTGGGTTTTGATATGCCACCGGTTACCCTGGTTCGCTCTGGTACAGCCAATGATCTTGCGGAAAGAATGGGTATTTCAACTAAGATTCATCAAGCCGTTCGCAATATCCTTGAAGGAACAACCAAGAATATCGACGTGATCGAAGTTACTGGCGATGGCAAAAAATCTTATATGTTAACAAATGGCGGCTTGGGGCTGCCAGCAATGACAGCCGAGATGTCGAATGATTTCCGCAGCTATTTGCAAAAAAGATCCGACTGCCCGAAGGCAACTTTGGCATTCAAGTTCTTGGCTAAACAAAGCTATTCCATGGTTAAGAAGATGGGCCCACAAATTTATTCGATGATGGCACTCGAAGCTATTCGTACCTGGGATCCAACTGATTGGAAGTTGGAAGTCAATATCCCCAATAAAGCGAACTTCGAAACAACAGCACCTATTATTCTGGTGAATAATCAACCGAATGTGGCTTCAACATTTACTCCTGCTCCTTTTACGTCAAATACTGACGGCACCATGAATCTGTTGATCTCTGAATCCAGTTCTCAAGCAGAACATGTGCGCACTGCTTTAAATATTCGCCGTGGCACTGCTGCAAGACTTCCTTATTCCAAATCTTACGAGCTAAAAGAGTTTTCCTTGAAAACAAAAAACACGAAAAGAACCCTGACTTTCTTTGGTGACGGAGAGGTTCTTCATAAAGGTGTAAGTGAGCTTACAGTAAAATGCTTGCACCGTTTCTTACCAATCGTGGTAGCGGCAAAATGA
- a CDS encoding metallophosphoesterase: MTKILLHLVFFVTLSSCAPFVDSPFSDKLLRPERNLNAQNVGQIGAVDSDGKIRLAVFADPHQNYKAIDKVTYGINQNEPFDFIAGLGDYTNSAYNLEYDSFIEAISRLKGISVMAIGNHDTIGAGPELFKKAFGPLNMYFDRGDYRFIFFNTNNLESPENFDSAWLKETATDASAPDNVFIFTHTPLRDPERFFGDDAANMDAVMTNSKVKVVFNGHNHVYQLGTDNGTITMQCGRSDSEYGAHWLIITIDTTSKQFCVKRMDTLEEDCSLSLKP, from the coding sequence ATGACAAAAATTCTTCTGCACCTGGTATTTTTTGTCACATTAAGCTCGTGCGCTCCGTTTGTTGATTCACCTTTTTCGGACAAGCTTCTTCGTCCGGAAAGAAATTTGAACGCCCAAAATGTCGGTCAAATTGGAGCAGTTGATAGTGATGGTAAAATTCGTCTGGCGGTTTTTGCAGATCCACACCAAAATTATAAAGCCATAGATAAGGTCACATACGGTATCAATCAAAATGAACCGTTCGATTTTATCGCGGGGCTGGGCGACTATACCAATTCTGCCTATAACCTTGAATATGACTCCTTCATCGAAGCGATTTCTCGGTTGAAGGGGATTAGTGTCATGGCGATTGGCAATCACGATACCATCGGCGCTGGTCCCGAGCTTTTCAAAAAAGCTTTCGGTCCTTTGAACATGTATTTTGATCGTGGCGACTACCGCTTCATTTTCTTTAATACTAATAATCTTGAAAGCCCGGAAAACTTTGATTCCGCTTGGTTAAAAGAAACTGCCACTGATGCCTCTGCGCCGGATAACGTTTTTATTTTCACGCACACACCACTTCGTGACCCCGAACGTTTTTTTGGTGACGATGCCGCCAACATGGATGCTGTCATGACGAACTCTAAGGTCAAAGTCGTCTTTAATGGTCACAATCACGTCTACCAACTGGGAACTGACAACGGCACGATCACCATGCAGTGTGGAAGATCTGACAGCGAGTACGGAGCACACTGGTTGATTATTACTATCGACACGACGTCGAAACAGTTTTGTGTCAAACGCATGGATACTTTGGAGGAAGATTGCAGCCTTTCGCTAAAGCCCTAG
- the groL gene encoding chaperonin GroEL (60 kDa chaperone family; promotes refolding of misfolded polypeptides especially under stressful conditions; forms two stacked rings of heptamers to form a barrel-shaped 14mer; ends can be capped by GroES; misfolded proteins enter the barrel where they are refolded when GroES binds) — MSKVLVFSEDARAHILKGVNTLANAVKVTLGPKGRNVVIDKSFGSPMITKDGVTVAKEIELENKFENMGAQMVKEVASKTNDEAGDGTTTATVLAQAIYREGAKLVSAGHNPMSIKRGIDKAVAIIIDELKAMAKPVKGSNEVAQVGSISANNDKEIGQMLSDAMDKVGKEGVITIEESKTAKTEVTVVEGMQFDRGYLSPYFVTNAERMEAVLENAYVLVYDKKISSMKDMISILEGVAKQGRQLLIIAEDVDGEALATLVVNKLRGTLHICAVKAPGFGDRRKAMLEDIAILTGAKVISEDIGRKLEQATIADLGVAKRIVVDKDNTTIIDGSGKKADITGRVNAIKGQIEETSSDYDKEKLKERLAKLAGGVAVIHVGAPSEVEMKEKKHRVEDALNATRAAVEEGIVAGGGTALLRASVKVDKTKFAEEEAFGAMIIKRACEEPIRQIAANAGLDGAIVLDRILQNKSASWGFNAYSDEYTDLIKDGVIDPVKVVRCALTNAASVSSLMLTTETMIAEAPKKDSPMPAGGGHDMGGMGGMGGMM, encoded by the coding sequence ATGTCTAAAGTATTAGTATTCTCAGAAGACGCTCGCGCACACATCCTTAAAGGTGTGAACACTCTTGCGAACGCAGTAAAAGTAACATTGGGACCTAAAGGTCGTAACGTTGTTATCGATAAATCTTTCGGCTCACCGATGATCACTAAAGACGGTGTAACTGTTGCTAAAGAAATCGAATTGGAAAATAAATTCGAAAACATGGGCGCGCAAATGGTTAAGGAAGTTGCTTCCAAAACTAATGACGAAGCCGGTGACGGTACAACAACTGCAACTGTTTTGGCTCAAGCGATCTATCGCGAAGGCGCAAAACTAGTTTCTGCAGGTCACAACCCAATGTCTATCAAACGTGGTATCGACAAAGCGGTTGCGATCATCATCGACGAACTTAAAGCAATGGCGAAACCAGTTAAAGGTTCAAACGAAGTTGCTCAAGTTGGTTCTATCTCTGCAAACAATGACAAAGAAATTGGTCAAATGTTGTCAGACGCTATGGACAAAGTTGGTAAAGAAGGCGTTATCACTATCGAAGAATCTAAAACTGCTAAAACTGAAGTTACAGTAGTTGAAGGTATGCAATTCGACCGTGGTTACTTGTCACCGTACTTCGTAACTAACGCGGAAAGAATGGAAGCAGTTCTTGAGAACGCTTACGTTCTTGTATACGACAAAAAAATCTCTTCTATGAAAGATATGATCTCTATTCTTGAAGGCGTTGCTAAGCAAGGTCGTCAGTTGTTGATCATCGCTGAAGACGTTGACGGTGAAGCATTGGCAACTTTGGTTGTTAATAAACTTCGCGGCACTCTTCATATCTGTGCTGTTAAAGCTCCTGGCTTCGGTGACCGTCGTAAAGCTATGCTTGAAGACATCGCGATCCTAACTGGTGCGAAAGTTATCTCTGAAGATATCGGTCGTAAACTTGAGCAAGCGACTATCGCTGATCTTGGTGTTGCGAAACGTATCGTTGTTGATAAAGACAACACAACTATCATTGATGGTTCTGGTAAAAAAGCAGACATCACTGGTCGCGTAAACGCAATCAAAGGTCAAATCGAAGAAACTTCTTCTGACTATGACAAAGAAAAATTGAAAGAGCGTTTGGCTAAATTGGCTGGCGGCGTAGCTGTTATCCACGTTGGTGCTCCTTCTGAAGTTGAGATGAAAGAGAAAAAACACCGCGTAGAAGATGCGTTGAACGCGACTCGCGCAGCTGTTGAAGAAGGTATCGTTGCTGGTGGTGGTACTGCTTTGCTTCGCGCTTCTGTAAAAGTTGATAAAACTAAATTTGCTGAAGAAGAAGCTTTCGGTGCGATGATCATCAAACGCGCTTGTGAAGAGCCTATTCGTCAAATCGCTGCGAATGCAGGTCTTGATGGCGCGATCGTTTTGGATCGTATCCTTCAAAACAAATCTGCCTCTTGGGGTTTCAACGCATACTCTGACGAATACACTGACCTAATCAAAGACGGTGTTATCGATCCAGTTAAAGTTGTTCGTTGTGCTCTAACTAACGCAGCCTCTGTTTCTTCTTTGATGCTTACTACTGAGACTATGATCGCAGAAGCACCTAAGAAAGATTCTCCAATGCCAGCTGGTGGCGGCCATGACATGGGCGGCATGGGTGGTATGGGCGGCATGATGTAA
- a CDS encoding type II secretion system F family protein — MTAVLAFLKTLLAKEWVLIPLFGAIVFIMVILWAEKAIALLHKRSLGQREEVIRIMRLMGMEADQKKITILILLMSFGLGALVFLIFWPSVLVGAFFGASVTIAGWQLPLLIVRMLYERRCTSFVDQMVDGITIMANGIKAGSNPQESMKRVVEIMGNPISQEFSQVLYQMQVGDSFESALNDLGNRIPRPDVQMFVTSINILKETGGNLAETFQTIVLVIRERQKVEKKIQAMTAQGLMQGIIVTLIPFFLMIVFLVIDPAFIKPMFSTTLGLVLLFAMLALQIIGGVIIKKLVTIKV, encoded by the coding sequence ATGACAGCAGTCTTGGCCTTCTTAAAAACGTTGCTGGCTAAAGAATGGGTTTTAATCCCACTCTTTGGGGCGATCGTTTTTATCATGGTCATTCTGTGGGCCGAAAAGGCTATTGCGCTTCTTCATAAGCGCAGCCTGGGTCAACGTGAAGAAGTTATTCGCATCATGCGCCTGATGGGCATGGAAGCAGACCAAAAGAAAATTACCATACTTATCTTGCTGATGAGTTTCGGCTTAGGTGCCTTGGTCTTTTTAATCTTCTGGCCGAGCGTTCTTGTTGGCGCATTCTTTGGTGCCTCTGTAACTATTGCAGGCTGGCAGCTGCCACTTTTAATTGTGCGCATGTTGTATGAACGTCGTTGTACAAGTTTCGTGGATCAGATGGTTGACGGTATTACGATCATGGCAAACGGTATTAAAGCCGGCTCGAATCCGCAAGAATCCATGAAACGTGTGGTTGAAATCATGGGGAATCCGATAAGTCAGGAATTCTCGCAAGTCCTTTACCAAATGCAGGTTGGTGACAGCTTTGAAAGCGCCCTAAATGATTTGGGAAATCGCATCCCACGTCCCGATGTGCAGATGTTTGTAACCTCCATCAACATTTTAAAAGAGACTGGTGGTAATCTCGCAGAGACTTTCCAGACCATCGTCCTAGTGATTCGTGAAAGACAAAAGGTCGAGAAAAAAATCCAGGCAATGACAGCGCAAGGCCTCATGCAAGGTATCATTGTTACTTTGATTCCATTCTTTTTGATGATCGTTTTTTTGGTCATCGATCCCGCTTTTATCAAGCCCATGTTTAGTACCACCTTAGGTCTAGTGTTGCTGTTTGCGATGCTGGCTCTGCAAATTATCGGTGGTGTCATTATCAAAAAACTTGTTACTATCAAAGTGTAG
- a CDS encoding ATPase, T2SS/T4P/T4SS family, with the protein MAINPNCNLIAVVGGKGGVGKSVFAANFACALMTELRTQVLLVDADSKSVGDQNVIMGLKPVKTLKELSTFTGSLNSQPMNTLVTMHPSGLGYVGAVRGPEESLNISPDLLGKLMEFFSRAFKFVVVDVGNDLGPAQMAVLQEATAIMIVTTPEVLVVTQTQRLVNELLSATFPKDMFQLVVNKASPTGLSPQAISNQLQLPFLGIIPQDEATTNMALQKYQPFVISAPKTPLTASYFDLSRKLTGGVLQRLKTLSRPKPTPAASEGASAPVPGSNGMDPRTLMKIRVHNELIRTVDLKKLLTDTKDENKEKEVREKTKREITVIVDKEAPELSRDERSKIIKEVLEEALGLGPLEDLLADPAVTEIMVNGHKKIFVEKSGKVALSPVTFTSNDHLRRIIERIVTPLGRQINDSTPYVDARLKDGSRVNAVIEPLSIDGPALTIRKFKKGGITAEKYIEYGSITKNMIDFLRICVENGLNVVISGGTGSGKTSLLNMLSSYIPSNERVITVEDAAELQLQQEHVVRLETRPASMEGNNAIHIRDLIKNALRMRPDRIIVGECRDGAALDMLQAMNTGHDGSMTTTHANSARECIARLETLSMMAGMDLPVRAIREQIAGAVNLIVQISRQSDGSRKIMSITEVAGMQGDVVTLAEIFRFKETGYDKNRKIQGVFQATGTIPSFIQKLSDKGVVIPREIFSNDPATQAKPTGPTPPAQGGLMPKMPGGVVPPKKVG; encoded by the coding sequence TTGGCTATCAATCCGAATTGTAATCTCATCGCTGTTGTTGGTGGTAAAGGGGGCGTGGGTAAAAGCGTCTTCGCTGCTAACTTTGCCTGCGCCTTGATGACTGAACTGCGTACTCAGGTTTTACTTGTCGACGCTGATTCCAAATCCGTCGGCGATCAAAACGTGATTATGGGTCTGAAGCCTGTAAAAACCTTGAAAGAGCTTTCCACATTCACGGGCTCTTTGAATTCTCAACCAATGAATACACTGGTAACGATGCATCCCTCTGGCTTGGGCTATGTGGGCGCCGTGCGTGGACCGGAAGAATCTTTAAACATCTCTCCTGATCTGCTTGGCAAGCTCATGGAGTTCTTCTCTCGTGCATTTAAATTTGTGGTTGTTGACGTCGGTAATGACTTGGGCCCGGCACAGATGGCCGTTCTTCAGGAAGCCACGGCTATTATGATCGTGACCACTCCAGAAGTTCTGGTTGTGACTCAAACACAAAGACTTGTGAATGAGTTGTTGTCAGCGACATTCCCAAAAGACATGTTCCAGCTTGTCGTCAACAAAGCCTCCCCAACAGGTTTGTCTCCGCAAGCTATTTCCAATCAGTTGCAATTGCCATTCTTGGGAATCATTCCTCAAGACGAAGCGACAACTAATATGGCTTTACAAAAATATCAGCCATTCGTTATCAGTGCGCCAAAAACTCCACTGACAGCTTCGTACTTTGATCTTTCCCGTAAGCTTACGGGTGGCGTTCTGCAAAGACTTAAAACTCTGTCCCGTCCGAAACCAACACCGGCTGCCTCCGAGGGCGCTAGCGCTCCAGTTCCCGGCTCCAATGGTATGGACCCCCGCACACTGATGAAGATTCGTGTGCACAATGAATTGATCCGCACTGTGGATCTAAAAAAGCTTCTGACAGATACCAAAGACGAAAACAAAGAAAAAGAAGTTCGTGAAAAGACCAAGCGTGAAATCACCGTCATCGTCGACAAAGAAGCGCCTGAGCTTTCCCGTGACGAGCGTTCTAAAATCATCAAAGAGGTTTTAGAGGAAGCATTGGGACTAGGTCCCTTGGAAGACTTGCTGGCTGATCCGGCCGTGACCGAGATCATGGTGAACGGTCATAAAAAAATCTTCGTCGAAAAAAGCGGTAAAGTCGCACTAAGTCCTGTGACATTTACTTCCAATGATCACTTACGCCGTATTATCGAGCGTATCGTGACACCCCTGGGTCGTCAGATTAATGATTCGACTCCTTACGTGGATGCCCGCTTGAAAGACGGTTCCCGTGTGAACGCGGTGATCGAGCCTCTTTCTATTGACGGTCCCGCACTGACAATTCGTAAATTTAAAAAAGGCGGTATCACCGCTGAAAAGTATATTGAGTACGGAAGTATCACTAAGAACATGATCGACTTCCTGCGCATCTGCGTGGAAAACGGTCTGAACGTGGTGATCTCGGGTGGTACCGGTTCCGGTAAAACCTCGCTGCTGAATATGCTTTCTTCATATATTCCTTCCAACGAGCGTGTGATCACAGTCGAGGACGCGGCCGAGTTGCAATTGCAACAAGAGCACGTGGTTCGTCTGGAGACTCGCCCAGCTTCTATGGAAGGTAACAATGCCATTCATATCCGTGACTTGATCAAAAATGCCCTGCGTATGCGTCCTGATCGCATCATCGTCGGTGAGTGCCGTGACGGCGCCGCTTTGGACATGTTGCAAGCGATGAATACAGGTCATGATGGCTCGATGACAACAACCCATGCGAACAGTGCCCGCGAGTGTATTGCCCGTTTGGAAACTCTATCTATGATGGCCGGTATGGATCTTCCCGTGCGTGCGATCCGTGAACAAATTGCGGGTGCCGTGAATTTGATCGTACAGATCTCCCGTCAATCAGATGGTAGCCGTAAAATTATGAGCATCACAGAAGTAGCCGGCATGCAGGGTGACGTTGTCACTTTAGCAGAAATCTTCCGCTTTAAAGAAACTGGTTACGATAAAAATCGTAAGATCCAAGGTGTCTTTCAGGCGACAGGGACAATCCCAAGCTTCATTCAAAAATTGAGTGATAAAGGTGTTGTAATCCCACGCGAAATTTTCAGTAATGACCCTGCAACTCAAGCAAAACCAACAGGCCCTACTCCTCCTGCACAAGGGGGGTTGATGCCGAAAATGCCAGGTGGTGTAGTACCACCGAAAAAGGTTGGATAA
- a CDS encoding SDR family oxidoreductase: MTSKSKPKILVTGGTGFLGQKVVPLLRENFQVYVMSRSGNTEIQGDLRKWNAGLDIEALKAEKFEIFLHMAGLYDLTATHEECFHHNITGTGTALKVASLLNIPVFMNTSSVAAAVNSKLPGVKPYDLNFSSSFPDPYSESKALAEKTIQNWNHEFRLKVNFRLGVLVGDTANGEIQRIDGPYQAPVAFDRLKKVIEAFPTVLPLPGTVGRTLPLVPVDKAAEAIVKFCDWSLNPENTSYRSFHITPKHGLDIEELYKSTLENRSINSKGIKLVDNVPETLLKAVSELALKFPQEELNYLLHFPKYDSSDTEAVLGANWCPEFKDYEAIFWRGYEKYISHRRD, from the coding sequence ATGACGAGCAAATCGAAACCTAAAATTTTGGTGACGGGTGGTACGGGCTTTCTGGGTCAGAAGGTTGTCCCACTGCTGCGTGAAAATTTTCAGGTTTACGTTATGTCCCGCTCGGGCAACACCGAAATTCAAGGTGACTTGCGCAAGTGGAATGCAGGCTTGGATATTGAAGCTTTGAAAGCTGAAAAGTTTGAAATCTTTTTGCACATGGCGGGTCTATATGACCTAACTGCCACCCACGAAGAATGTTTTCATCACAATATTACTGGAACAGGTACCGCCCTTAAGGTTGCCAGCCTTTTGAATATTCCCGTCTTCATGAATACCAGCTCTGTGGCAGCCGCGGTGAACTCTAAATTGCCGGGGGTAAAACCCTACGATTTAAATTTCTCAAGTTCATTCCCCGATCCATATTCCGAATCTAAAGCTTTGGCAGAGAAAACCATTCAAAACTGGAATCACGAATTTCGTTTGAAAGTTAATTTCCGACTGGGAGTTTTGGTCGGGGATACGGCAAACGGCGAAATTCAGCGCATCGATGGGCCTTATCAAGCTCCCGTTGCTTTTGATCGACTGAAAAAGGTAATCGAAGCTTTCCCAACCGTATTGCCCTTGCCCGGAACGGTGGGCAGAACATTGCCATTGGTACCCGTTGATAAAGCGGCTGAAGCTATCGTTAAGTTTTGTGATTGGTCTTTGAACCCAGAGAATACTTCTTACCGCAGCTTTCATATCACGCCCAAACACGGACTTGATATCGAAGAACTTTATAAATCGACTTTGGAAAACAGAAGCATCAACAGCAAGGGCATTAAACTTGTAGATAACGTTCCTGAGACATTGCTAAAGGCCGTTTCTGAACTAGCCTTGAAGTTTCCTCAGGAAGAACTAAACTATCTTCTGCATTTTCCTAAATACGACTCCAGCGATACTGAAGCTGTTTTAGGTGCGAACTGGTGTCCTGAGTTTAAAGATTACGAAGCTATTTTCTGGAGAGGCTATGAAAAGTACATATCGCATCGCAGAGATTAG
- a CDS encoding response regulator — MKIRFTVIDDAAFLRELIKNIMSSAGHICVGEAENGNDGIRLVSSVLPDLVFLDMVMPLRNGLESARAIKESHPDIMIIGCSTIDSDAMIEKAHEAGFDAYITKPFTKENLLMVVSKVLPQAGESTHGRT; from the coding sequence ATGAAGATACGTTTCACTGTTATCGATGATGCCGCATTTCTGCGCGAGCTGATTAAAAATATAATGAGCTCTGCTGGTCATATCTGTGTGGGTGAAGCAGAAAATGGAAACGATGGTATTCGCCTGGTTTCTTCTGTTCTGCCCGATCTTGTATTCTTAGACATGGTGATGCCGTTACGTAATGGCTTAGAGTCGGCTCGTGCGATCAAAGAATCTCATCCTGACATTATGATCATTGGTTGTTCGACAATTGATAGCGACGCCATGATTGAAAAAGCGCACGAAGCTGGCTTTGATGCATATATCACCAAGCCGTTTACCAAAGAAAATTTATTGATGGTCGTTTCAAAAGTGCTACCGCAGGCGGGAGAATCAACTCATGGAAGAACTTAA
- the groES gene encoding co-chaperone GroES has protein sequence MGVRPLHDRILVRRMAEEEKTAGGLFIPDTAKEKPQKGEIIATGKGRVTEDGKILPLEVKVGDKVLFSKYAGTELKLEGAEYLMMREEDILGVFN, from the coding sequence ATCGGCGTTCGTCCGCTTCACGACAGAATTCTTGTTCGCAGAATGGCGGAGGAAGAAAAAACTGCAGGCGGTCTTTTTATCCCTGATACAGCAAAAGAAAAACCACAAAAAGGTGAAATCATCGCGACTGGTAAAGGTCGTGTAACTGAAGACGGCAAAATCTTGCCTCTTGAAGTTAAAGTTGGCGACAAAGTTCTTTTCAGCAAATACGCAGGGACTGAGTTGAAACTTGAAGGCGCAGAATACTTGATGATGCGCGAAGAAGACATCCTAGGCGTTTTTAACTAA
- a CDS encoding DUF6531 domain-containing protein, whose translation MKKALIAVAVLFSAQAYALVDMKNANYSNTWIDMDVPGTGYDLKIIRTYNSRSLFNGMFGFGWCSDFETSMEVNGEGNIKIKECGGGMEVTYSQREVTRKDVENTINSIITKMKAEKKVGVTEAYLTSLKTQLLEDDNARADFAKKYGVAVQVKEGTKFFANGREVENFTFNKTYYTRTLPDGSAQRFSPQGKLTHIYDKNGNFLKFEYDKDLVTKVEDNNGRRLSFKYYQNKKVKSITGPNGLNVDYKFANLDDLSSVKNAWQKTYTYEYDDLHNLTKASWPDKTFIAVKYDKKNDWVTSFTDRDKCTEAYKYEFSQNDPQNHYWSTVKKVCGKETVADNKYEFWHKQRADGQFFLQRVMTTVNGNVTDISYHELFGKPTSIRRNAERISYEYYTDGLVKVKATPATRMAFEYDQTIKKVSQVSTTFFNQKGQKVTTKATQFKYDGKGNLNYAQNSDGQKISMTYDNRGRIATITDQAKKVVKIEYEERYGKPAIVTRPGLGTIQVSYKSNGEINKVDSKEGPSVAMQVASTFNNLLDIIAPATAELYL comes from the coding sequence ATGAAGAAGGCACTTATTGCAGTGGCCGTTCTTTTCTCGGCGCAAGCGTATGCTCTTGTCGACATGAAGAATGCCAACTATTCCAATACGTGGATAGACATGGACGTACCAGGCACTGGTTACGATCTTAAAATTATCAGAACTTACAATAGCCGTTCACTTTTCAACGGGATGTTTGGTTTCGGATGGTGCTCTGATTTCGAAACCAGCATGGAAGTTAATGGTGAAGGCAATATCAAAATTAAAGAGTGCGGCGGTGGTATGGAAGTTACCTACTCCCAGCGCGAAGTCACTCGTAAAGATGTTGAGAATACCATCAACTCCATCATCACTAAGATGAAGGCTGAAAAGAAAGTCGGCGTTACTGAAGCGTATCTGACTTCTCTTAAAACTCAGTTGCTTGAAGACGACAATGCCCGTGCGGATTTCGCAAAAAAATATGGCGTGGCTGTTCAAGTTAAAGAAGGCACAAAATTCTTTGCCAACGGTCGTGAGGTTGAGAACTTTACTTTCAATAAAACGTATTATACGCGCACTCTTCCAGACGGCAGCGCTCAACGTTTTAGCCCGCAAGGTAAGTTGACTCACATCTACGATAAAAACGGCAACTTCTTGAAATTCGAATACGATAAAGACCTGGTTACGAAAGTTGAAGATAACAACGGTCGTCGCCTGTCATTCAAGTACTACCAAAACAAGAAAGTTAAATCCATCACAGGCCCGAACGGTTTGAATGTGGATTATAAATTCGCGAATTTGGATGATTTGTCTTCAGTGAAAAATGCTTGGCAAAAGACTTACACGTACGAATACGATGATCTTCACAATCTGACAAAAGCTTCTTGGCCGGATAAAACTTTTATCGCCGTTAAATACGATAAAAAAAACGACTGGGTAACTTCATTTACTGATCGTGATAAGTGTACAGAGGCCTATAAGTACGAATTCTCTCAAAATGACCCGCAAAATCACTACTGGTCTACAGTTAAGAAAGTTTGCGGTAAAGAGACTGTTGCAGATAACAAATACGAATTTTGGCACAAACAGCGGGCAGACGGTCAGTTCTTCTTGCAACGTGTGATGACGACTGTAAATGGCAACGTAACAGATATCAGCTATCACGAGCTTTTCGGTAAACCGACAAGCATCCGCAGAAATGCTGAACGTATCTCTTACGAATACTACACAGATGGTTTGGTGAAAGTAAAAGCCACTCCAGCAACACGTATGGCTTTTGAGTACGATCAGACCATTAAAAAAGTTAGCCAAGTATCGACTACTTTCTTCAATCAAAAAGGTCAAAAAGTAACGACGAAAGCCACTCAGTTTAAATACGATGGCAAAGGCAACCTAAACTATGCACAGAACTCTGATGGTCAGAAAATCTCCATGACTTATGATAATCGTGGACGTATTGCTACCATCACGGATCAGGCTAAGAAAGTCGTTAAGATCGAGTACGAAGAGCGCTATGGTAAACCAGCGATCGTGACTCGCCCGGGCTTGGGCACTATTCAGGTTTCATATAAATCGAATGGTGAGATTAACAAGGTCGACAGTAAAGAAGGTCCATCAGTGGCAATGCAAGTGGCCTCTACATTCAATAACTTGCTCGACATTATCGCGCCTGCAACTGCAGAGCTATATCTCTAG